Part of the Elusimicrobiota bacterium genome, GCCCAGCGACGCGGGAACATCAACTGCTCAGTTTTTAAAGCTTGGAGCAGGAGCAAAAGAGTCAGGAATGGGAAGCGCGCAGGTAGCAGCCAGTTCGGATGCAAACGCGGTATACTGGAACCCGGCAGGGTTAAACGGGGTCCAAGATATGAGCGTATCATTTATGCATGTAAACTGGCTTGAAGATATAACGTATGACTGGTTAGGATTTGCCAAAAGGATAAACACTGTAGGCGTGTTCGGATTTGGCGTACAATATATGGGTTACGGTTCTATCAAAGAGACAAACGAAGTCGGGGTGCATGTAGGAGATTTTACACCCAATGATACAGCAGTAACATTTTCATATGCAAGGAAGATATCAGATATAGAGTTTGGAGGCAGTGCGAAATATATCAGTTCAAGAATAAAACGAAGTGCAGACAGCGTTGCCTTTGATGCCGGAGCAAGGTACAAACTTAAAGATATCAAGCTTACTTTAGGGGCAGTTGCAACAAACGTTGGTCCCGGCCTTAAATATGTCAGTGAAGAGTCTCCGTTGCCTTTGATGATAAAAGTAGGATGTTGGTATGAGATATCAAATAACGTTTGGAGCGGGAGTAAAATACAAGGAGTTCAGGATAGATTATTCGTTTGAGCCGTACGACTATATGGGGGACACACACAGGTTTTCAGTTATTTGGAACGGGAGCAAAA contains:
- a CDS encoding PorV/PorQ family protein → PSDAGTSTAQFLKLGAGAKESGMGSAQVAASSDANAVYWNPAGLNGVQDMSVSFMHVNWLEDITYDWLGFAKRINTVGVFGFGVQYMGYGSIKETNEVGVHVGDFTPNDTAVTFSYARKISDIEFGGSAKYISSRIKRSADSVAFDAGARYKLKDIKLTLGAVATNVGPGLKYVSEESPLPLMIKVGCWYEISNNVWSGSKIQGVQDRLFV